One genomic segment of Desulforamulus reducens MI-1 includes these proteins:
- the hpsG gene encoding (2S)-3-sulfopropanediol dehydratase codes for MTTCCTVYSPHEQRIQEEMLGKNDFKKGRERIYKILESFNTQRPIIDVERAKYFTESMKETEGEPLVLRWSKALLHIAKNMTVYIDDDNLLVGRGGQPGRYGMLFPELDGDFLDVAIEQLPSRVESPFNISQADADIVINEIAPYWKGKTFHENLTKALPKETLKYTYDPKDPLKSRFIVNETASFRSSIQWVHDYERVLKRGFKGIKEEAEQKLAALDPLSPVDNMEKAPFLQAVINVCDAIVLWAKRHAKLAAELAEKEADQTRKQELLEIAEICQWVPENPARNFREAVQSQWFTQMFSRIEQKTGTIISNGRMDQYFYPYYKKDLAEGRITPEKAVELLECMWVAMAQFIDLYVSPTGGAFNEGYAHWEAVTIGGQTPNGNDATNELTYLFLQSKQEFPLNYPDLAARIHARSPERYMHEVALTIKEGSGFPKLINDEEVVPLLLSKGAKFEEAYDYAVSGCSEARMPNRDTFTSGCPYVNFAAAVEMVLHNGKMLLTGDEVIGLETGDPRDFKTWDEFWSAYLAQSTNFLKHAFIQQHVIVNLRPKHFATPLGSALHDLCMENCLDLHTPVIPGGIDMGYFELMGYGTVVDSLAAVKKLVFEDKRITMTELIEALKCNFEGKEAIRQMLLNAPKYGNNDPYVDSIAKEVDREALEFTRKYSKELGVHFDLRLVPFTSHVPFGKVVSASPNGRKAYTPLSDGSSASHGADVNGPTAVLLSNFNSKNYDYRERASRLLNIKFTPSCVVGEEGTQKLASFIRTWCDLRLWHLQFNIVNKETLLKAKKDPDKYRGLIVRVAGYSAYFCDLSPDLQDDIIARTEHSTI; via the coding sequence ATGACAACATGTTGTACCGTGTATTCACCTCATGAACAAAGAATTCAAGAAGAAATGTTAGGCAAAAATGATTTCAAAAAAGGCAGAGAGAGAATCTATAAAATCCTGGAAAGCTTTAATACCCAACGCCCCATCATTGATGTAGAAAGAGCCAAGTACTTCACTGAGTCCATGAAAGAAACCGAAGGTGAACCCTTGGTATTAAGATGGTCCAAGGCCCTGCTACACATTGCAAAAAATATGACTGTCTACATTGACGATGACAACCTATTGGTAGGTAGGGGCGGGCAACCCGGAAGATATGGCATGCTGTTCCCTGAATTAGACGGTGACTTTCTTGATGTTGCCATCGAGCAACTGCCCAGCCGTGTAGAGTCTCCCTTTAACATTTCCCAGGCAGATGCTGATATCGTGATTAACGAAATTGCTCCCTATTGGAAGGGTAAAACATTCCATGAAAACCTGACCAAAGCCCTACCCAAAGAAACCCTAAAATACACCTATGATCCTAAGGACCCCTTAAAATCCAGATTCATTGTAAACGAAACGGCATCTTTCCGCTCTTCCATTCAGTGGGTTCACGACTATGAAAGAGTATTAAAGAGAGGTTTCAAAGGAATTAAAGAAGAGGCAGAGCAAAAACTGGCAGCCCTTGATCCTCTAAGCCCAGTGGATAACATGGAGAAAGCTCCCTTCCTCCAGGCCGTTATCAACGTATGTGATGCCATCGTACTTTGGGCAAAGAGACATGCTAAGCTGGCTGCTGAACTGGCAGAAAAAGAAGCAGACCAAACCAGAAAGCAAGAATTACTGGAGATTGCTGAAATTTGTCAGTGGGTACCTGAAAACCCCGCCCGGAACTTCCGTGAGGCAGTACAGTCCCAGTGGTTTACCCAGATGTTTTCCAGAATTGAACAAAAAACCGGTACCATCATTTCCAACGGACGTATGGACCAGTACTTCTACCCTTACTATAAAAAAGATTTGGCAGAAGGCCGTATCACTCCGGAAAAGGCAGTTGAACTACTGGAATGTATGTGGGTAGCCATGGCTCAATTCATTGACCTTTATGTATCTCCCACCGGCGGTGCTTTCAACGAAGGCTATGCACACTGGGAAGCTGTAACCATTGGCGGACAGACTCCCAACGGAAATGATGCTACCAACGAACTAACCTACTTATTCTTACAATCTAAGCAGGAGTTCCCCTTAAACTATCCTGACCTGGCAGCCCGTATCCATGCACGTTCACCGGAACGTTATATGCATGAGGTGGCATTAACTATTAAAGAAGGTTCTGGATTCCCTAAATTAATCAACGACGAAGAAGTTGTTCCCTTACTGCTTTCCAAAGGAGCAAAGTTTGAAGAAGCCTATGACTATGCCGTATCCGGTTGTTCCGAAGCCAGAATGCCGAACCGGGATACCTTTACCAGTGGTTGCCCCTATGTCAACTTTGCCGCAGCCGTGGAAATGGTTTTGCATAACGGCAAAATGCTGCTCACCGGAGACGAAGTTATTGGTCTTGAGACAGGAGATCCAAGAGATTTTAAAACCTGGGATGAGTTCTGGAGTGCCTACCTAGCTCAATCCACCAATTTCTTAAAACATGCATTTATCCAGCAGCATGTGATTGTAAACCTACGTCCCAAGCACTTTGCAACTCCACTGGGTTCTGCACTGCATGATCTGTGCATGGAAAACTGTTTAGATCTGCATACCCCAGTGATTCCTGGTGGTATTGATATGGGCTACTTTGAATTGATGGGCTATGGTACTGTAGTTGACTCACTGGCAGCGGTTAAAAAGCTTGTCTTTGAAGATAAAAGAATAACCATGACAGAATTAATTGAAGCCCTGAAATGCAACTTTGAAGGCAAAGAAGCTATCAGACAAATGCTATTAAATGCTCCAAAATACGGTAACAACGATCCCTATGTGGATTCCATTGCCAAAGAGGTTGACCGTGAAGCCCTTGAGTTTACCAGAAAATACTCCAAAGAACTGGGCGTACACTTTGACCTAAGACTGGTACCCTTTACCTCCCACGTGCCCTTTGGTAAAGTAGTCAGTGCCTCTCCCAACGGAAGAAAGGCATACACACCATTGTCTGACGGATCTTCAGCTTCCCACGGTGCGGACGTAAATGGACCCACTGCGGTGTTGTTATCCAACTTTAACTCTAAGAACTATGATTATAGAGAGCGAGCCTCTAGACTGTTAAACATTAAGTTTACGCCATCCTGTGTGGTGGGAGAAGAGGGAACCCAAAAGCTGGCATCCTTTATCAGA
- a CDS encoding GntR family transcriptional regulator → MGLNVNNPLPLHIQLKDILLREIREGLYQEKIPSERELMDKHSVSRTTVREAVSALVHEGILEKVHGKGTFINRFRSINDWLGHLSSFTETIERMGMQAGAQLLYQGTGSNQEIAESLGVEEYYYIKRLRFADQEPIAIERHYYPFEISNKLKKYDLNQITLYEKLESEGIYLHEAEQRISAKNPDPSDAKLLGISENTCILVAQRLITDPQGDPIEYYCGIYRADKYAFSLKMSRNMK, encoded by the coding sequence ATGGGTTTAAATGTAAATAATCCATTACCCTTGCATATACAATTAAAAGATATCTTACTGCGGGAAATCAGGGAAGGACTGTACCAAGAGAAAATCCCCAGTGAAAGAGAGCTCATGGATAAGCATTCCGTTAGCCGTACCACTGTACGGGAGGCGGTATCTGCCTTGGTTCATGAAGGGATATTGGAAAAAGTTCATGGCAAAGGAACCTTTATTAATCGTTTTCGTTCAATTAACGATTGGTTAGGTCATTTAAGTAGTTTTACGGAAACCATAGAAAGAATGGGCATGCAAGCCGGAGCACAACTGCTTTATCAAGGGACTGGCTCAAACCAAGAAATTGCAGAGAGTCTAGGAGTAGAAGAATATTATTACATTAAAAGGTTGCGGTTTGCGGACCAGGAACCCATTGCCATAGAGCGGCATTATTATCCTTTTGAAATTAGTAATAAATTAAAAAAATACGACTTAAATCAAATTACACTATATGAAAAATTGGAGTCTGAAGGTATTTACTTGCATGAGGCAGAGCAAAGAATATCTGCTAAAAATCCCGACCCAAGCGATGCGAAATTGCTAGGAATATCAGAAAATACTTGTATATTAGTTGCCCAGCGTTTAATAACAGATCCCCAGGGAGATCCCATAGAGTACTATTGTGGTATTTATCGAGCAGATAAATATGCATTTAGCTTGAAAATGTCAAGAAACATGAAGTAG
- the hpsH gene encoding (2S)-3-sulfopropanediol dehydratase activating enzyme, which translates to MVAATNFDKKKYGYVFNVQRYSVHDGPGIRTIVFLKGCPLRCQWCANPESQHFHPELAYNANKCISIKECGWCIKSCETEAIKHDQNGKITVDRERCTNCGKCTDICPSKALNMYGELKRVDEVIELVEQDSSFYMRSGGGITLSGGEPLVQAEFALEVLKEAKRRRLNTAIETCGYADWEKAVTVFEYVDNILFDIKSINSTRHKQFTGVGNETILENFKKLCNCFPNTPITVRTPVIPGFNDTEQDILAIIDFIKCYPNVKYEILAYHRLGEPKYTYIGREYLLSGVKPIPEERISTLKKLVQENFPQ; encoded by the coding sequence ATGGTTGCTGCAACTAACTTTGACAAGAAGAAATATGGCTATGTTTTTAATGTCCAGCGTTATTCCGTGCACGATGGGCCGGGCATCAGAACCATTGTGTTTTTAAAAGGGTGTCCACTGAGATGTCAATGGTGCGCCAACCCGGAGTCCCAGCATTTTCACCCTGAGCTGGCTTACAATGCAAATAAGTGCATTAGTATAAAGGAATGCGGCTGGTGTATTAAAAGCTGTGAGACAGAAGCCATTAAGCACGACCAAAATGGCAAAATTACCGTTGATCGAGAACGATGCACCAACTGTGGCAAGTGTACGGATATCTGCCCTTCCAAGGCTTTAAATATGTATGGAGAATTAAAAAGGGTCGATGAAGTAATAGAGCTGGTTGAGCAGGATAGCTCTTTTTACATGCGATCAGGCGGAGGAATTACCTTAAGTGGTGGTGAACCCCTGGTGCAGGCAGAGTTTGCATTAGAAGTTTTAAAGGAAGCAAAGCGCAGAAGACTTAATACTGCTATAGAGACCTGCGGTTATGCAGATTGGGAGAAGGCAGTAACGGTATTTGAATACGTTGACAATATTCTTTTTGATATAAAAAGTATAAATTCAACTAGACATAAGCAATTTACAGGCGTAGGGAATGAAACTATATTAGAAAATTTTAAGAAGTTATGCAATTGTTTTCCCAATACTCCAATCACTGTAAGGACTCCGGTGATTCCAGGCTTTAATGATACAGAACAAGATATCTTAGCAATTATTGATTTTATTAAATGTTATCCCAACGTTAAGTATGAGATTTTAGCTTACCATCGTTTAGGTGAACCTAAGTACACTTATATTGGTAGAGAATATCTTTTATCAGGGGTTAAACCCATTCCTGAGGAACGTATTAGCACTCTAAAAAAACTAGTGCAAGAGAACTTTCCTCAATAA
- a CDS encoding IS4-like element ISDre1 family transposase produces MDKNTNKSTYNQLFQTIYNEKFLSNVKESEVDAYAKKLTVIKLIQMISYAQLEQLKGLRHISNSLNDDNFSSAVGLDSISASQLSRKLRDLSPELTQSLFSDIVHQFGTEIGFKSIRQELGRIYLIDSSTISLCLSRYRWAEFRKTKSGVKLHLRIQLLEQGVLPDKAIIKPAKSADKTQMDALVVEKDALNVFDRGYLDYKRFDNYSNNGTRFVSRLKSNAIVETLEKFPTNQDSLIKKDHKVILGKDGTTKMQNPLRLIETEDTEGKPVIIITNDFELSAEEISDIYRYRWQIELFFKWIKQHFCVKHFYGLSQQAVENQLMIALITYCLMMLLKKKTGYEGPLLKIQMLLHTCLYVDFTKFVRKLHHKSGQSSRGRRCIDHEKVYNITLVQVLQGEAEHLDDLTYDPIIA; encoded by the coding sequence ATGGACAAGAATACCAATAAATCCACATATAATCAACTATTTCAAACAATTTATAACGAAAAATTTTTAAGCAATGTCAAAGAATCAGAAGTCGATGCTTACGCTAAAAAATTAACCGTTATCAAACTAATTCAAATGATTTCCTATGCACAGTTAGAGCAACTTAAAGGTCTCCGCCATATTAGTAACAGCTTAAATGATGATAATTTCAGCTCGGCAGTAGGTTTAGATTCAATTAGTGCTTCACAGTTATCCCGTAAATTGAGAGATTTATCTCCTGAATTAACTCAGTCTCTGTTTTCTGATATAGTCCATCAGTTTGGTACTGAAATAGGTTTTAAATCAATAAGACAAGAATTAGGTCGCATTTATCTGATAGACTCTTCAACAATAAGCCTTTGTCTATCCCGATACCGCTGGGCAGAGTTCAGAAAAACCAAAAGTGGAGTTAAATTACACCTCCGTATCCAGCTGCTTGAGCAAGGGGTTCTACCAGACAAAGCCATAATTAAACCAGCTAAGTCTGCTGACAAAACACAAATGGATGCCTTGGTTGTAGAAAAAGATGCCCTAAACGTCTTTGATCGTGGCTACTTGGATTACAAGAGGTTTGACAATTATTCTAATAATGGTACCAGATTCGTTAGCCGTTTAAAGAGTAACGCAATAGTTGAAACACTAGAAAAATTTCCAACAAACCAAGATAGCTTAATCAAGAAAGACCATAAAGTAATCCTAGGCAAAGACGGTACAACCAAAATGCAGAACCCCTTGAGACTAATAGAAACAGAAGATACCGAGGGTAAGCCTGTAATTATCATTACCAACGACTTTGAGTTAAGTGCCGAGGAAATAAGCGACATATACCGCTACCGCTGGCAGATAGAATTATTCTTTAAGTGGATCAAACAACATTTCTGTGTAAAACATTTCTATGGTTTAAGCCAGCAGGCTGTGGAAAACCAATTGATGATAGCACTGATTACCTACTGTTTAATGATGTTGCTTAAAAAGAAAACAGGTTACGAAGGCCCATTACTAAAAATTCAAATGTTGCTTCATACATGCCTTTATGTAGACTTCACCAAGTTTGTACGAAAGCTCCACCACAAGTCAGGCCAAAGTTCAAGAGGACGACGGTGTATAGACCATGAAAAAGTCTACAACATTACGTTAGTACAGGTACTACAAGGTGAGGCAGAACACCTGGATGATCTAACTTACGACCCGATAATAGCTTAG
- a CDS encoding TRAP transporter large permease subunit, with protein MANNITQNDIQNAKPKSLLRWLDDNLEKPILFIGMLSIILIITYQTAYRYIITHMYEGSGAATWTEELARYIFIWISYLAIPLAVKTRNNIRVDIIYDRLPKRFQKVSWIIVDVCFLCLSVVVFLKGLGHLEMLLNMPQTTPALQIPYFIPYLILPIGFGLISLRVIQDLVRQVKECGIKDSLIGAIFCGVIASPLLLGIELDALVWLFGYFSIFLVIGVPIAIALGLSGLATIIGANTLPIDYVAQLSFTSIDSFPIMAIPFFIAAGVFMGAGGLSKRLLALADEMLGSLYGGMALATIATCMFFAAISGSGPATVAAIGALTIPAMIERGYDKHFAAALVACAGAIGVMIPPSNPFVVYGVSAQASVGKLFIGGIVPGVLTGLVLMGISYFYSKKNNWKGEERERNFGTFVKAFWDAKWALMVPVIILGGIYGGFMTPTEAAAVSAFYGLIVGVFVYKEINLKNITECFMEACSTSAVVIVLMSMATIFGNIMTIEQVPNKIAEFILGITENKIMILLMINILLLIVGTFMEALAAIVILTPILLPIVTKVGVDPIHFGVIMVVNLALGFITPPVGVNLFVASGVAKLKIEDLAKSAMPLLGAMIVVLLLVTYVPSISLFLTTLIK; from the coding sequence ATGGCAAACAACATTACTCAGAATGATATACAAAATGCCAAGCCAAAAAGCTTGTTGCGATGGCTGGATGACAATCTTGAAAAACCCATCCTTTTTATCGGGATGTTGTCGATTATATTAATTATTACCTACCAAACTGCTTATCGCTATATAATTACGCACATGTATGAAGGTTCCGGGGCTGCCACCTGGACTGAAGAGTTAGCCCGTTATATCTTTATCTGGATATCGTACCTGGCCATTCCCCTTGCTGTTAAAACTCGCAATAATATACGGGTAGATATTATCTATGATAGGTTGCCGAAACGTTTTCAAAAAGTAAGCTGGATTATTGTTGATGTATGTTTCCTTTGCTTGAGCGTTGTGGTGTTCTTAAAAGGCTTAGGTCACTTAGAAATGCTGCTTAATATGCCTCAGACCACCCCTGCTTTGCAAATACCTTACTTTATTCCCTATTTAATTCTCCCCATAGGTTTTGGACTCATTAGTTTACGTGTAATTCAAGACCTTGTAAGACAAGTAAAAGAATGTGGTATAAAAGACTCACTTATTGGTGCTATCTTCTGTGGGGTTATAGCTTCCCCGCTGTTGCTAGGTATTGAGCTAGATGCCTTGGTTTGGTTGTTTGGTTACTTCTCAATATTTTTAGTAATTGGCGTACCCATTGCCATTGCTTTGGGGCTATCCGGGTTAGCTACTATCATAGGGGCAAATACGTTGCCGATAGATTATGTTGCCCAACTTTCTTTTACATCAATTGACAGTTTTCCAATTATGGCAATTCCATTCTTTATTGCAGCCGGTGTTTTCATGGGAGCAGGTGGTCTTTCTAAGAGACTTTTGGCCCTGGCTGATGAAATGCTGGGTTCCCTCTACGGAGGTATGGCTCTTGCAACCATTGCAACCTGTATGTTCTTTGCAGCCATCAGTGGTTCGGGTCCGGCAACCGTTGCAGCCATCGGAGCCCTTACAATTCCTGCTATGATCGAGAGGGGCTATGATAAACACTTTGCGGCAGCACTAGTTGCCTGTGCCGGTGCCATCGGTGTAATGATTCCTCCCAGTAACCCCTTTGTAGTGTACGGCGTATCGGCCCAGGCCTCTGTTGGTAAGTTGTTTATAGGTGGTATCGTCCCAGGCGTATTAACGGGTCTTGTGTTAATGGGTATCAGTTATTTCTACTCTAAGAAAAACAACTGGAAAGGCGAAGAACGCGAGCGTAACTTTGGCACCTTCGTAAAAGCTTTCTGGGATGCCAAGTGGGCATTGATGGTGCCAGTTATTATATTAGGCGGTATCTATGGCGGTTTCATGACGCCCACCGAGGCAGCAGCTGTATCAGCTTTTTATGGATTAATCGTAGGTGTGTTTGTTTACAAGGAAATTAATCTTAAAAATATTACAGAGTGCTTCATGGAAGCTTGCAGCACTTCAGCAGTTGTTATTGTGCTAATGTCTATGGCGACAATCTTCGGTAACATTATGACTATCGAGCAGGTTCCCAACAAAATTGCCGAGTTTATCCTTGGTATTACCGAGAATAAGATCATGATCTTACTAATGATTAATATCTTACTTCTGATAGTGGGTACGTTTATGGAAGCTTTAGCAGCTATTGTAATCCTAACTCCCATCTTGCTGCCTATTGTTACAAAGGTAGGAGTTGATCCGATTCACTTCGGTGTTATCATGGTTGTTAACCTGGCCCTTGGATTTATTACTCCTCCTGTTGGTGTTAACCTATTCGTTGCAAGTGGTGTTGCCAAACTTAAAATTGAAGACTTAGCGAAATCGGCGATGCCATTACTGGGTGCGATGATTGTTGTATTACTCCTAGTCACTTATGTACCTTCAATATCCTTGTTCCTGACAACGCTCATTAAGTAA
- a CDS encoding TRAP transporter substrate-binding protein: MMKRNKTLVGLLALLIILSLTLVGCGSDKGDKKEGATDGKKITIRLAHPMAPGNNVTLGYEKFKELVEKKSNGKVEIQLYGNTVLGSDRVTMESVQKGTLEMASSSSPNMANFSPKFMVFDLPYITQPENQQKLYKALDEGELGKYFDKVSEEIGLKPIMWSEYGYRNFVAAKQELNGAEDLKNLKLRTTDSPVEVAVAKALGANPTPIAWGEVYTALQQGTIDGEGNTFGLLYSAKHHEALKYAMDSEHNYSMHLLMINKKYFDGLPKDIQDILVESGKEALAYQRQVSAELEEKAKQDFINAGIKVHELTPEEKAKFKELTKGVWTMFPDKIPQELIDMVVNAQK; encoded by the coding sequence ATGATGAAAAGAAATAAAACACTTGTTGGTTTATTAGCACTACTAATTATTCTTTCCCTTACTTTGGTTGGGTGTGGTTCAGATAAAGGTGATAAGAAAGAAGGCGCTACAGATGGAAAGAAAATCACCATTCGATTAGCCCACCCCATGGCTCCTGGTAACAACGTGACTCTTGGTTATGAAAAGTTTAAAGAACTGGTGGAAAAAAAGTCTAACGGTAAAGTAGAAATTCAGCTCTATGGCAATACTGTTTTGGGTAGTGACCGTGTAACTATGGAATCTGTTCAAAAAGGTACTCTGGAAATGGCATCCAGTTCTTCCCCTAACATGGCTAACTTCTCCCCCAAGTTTATGGTATTTGACTTACCCTATATTACTCAGCCTGAAAACCAGCAAAAACTTTACAAGGCTTTAGATGAAGGGGAACTGGGCAAATACTTTGACAAAGTATCTGAAGAAATTGGCTTAAAACCCATTATGTGGAGTGAATACGGATATCGCAACTTCGTAGCCGCTAAGCAAGAACTTAATGGAGCAGAAGACCTCAAAAACCTCAAGCTTCGTACAACTGACTCTCCTGTAGAAGTAGCCGTTGCTAAGGCCCTTGGCGCCAACCCAACCCCGATTGCCTGGGGCGAAGTTTATACTGCATTACAGCAAGGTACCATTGACGGGGAAGGTAACACCTTTGGCTTACTCTACTCTGCTAAACACCATGAAGCGCTGAAGTATGCAATGGATTCCGAACACAACTACAGTATGCACCTTCTTATGATTAACAAAAAATACTTTGATGGTCTTCCTAAAGATATACAGGATATTTTAGTAGAATCTGGTAAAGAAGCTCTTGCTTACCAACGTCAGGTTTCTGCTGAACTGGAAGAAAAGGCTAAGCAAGACTTTATTAATGCAGGTATAAAAGTTCACGAATTAACTCCAGAAGAAAAAGCTAAGTTCAAAGAACTAACTAAAGGTGTATGGACAATGTTCCCTGACAAGATTCCTCAAGAACTGATTGACATGGTAGTGAATGCTCAGAAGTAA
- a CDS encoding GntR family transcriptional regulator yields MLDNHNPLPLHIQLKEILLKEIRQEVYEEKIPSERELMDKYSVSRTTVREAVTALVHEGVLEKIHGKGTFINRSHSVNEWLGYLSSFTETIERMGMESGAHLLYQGTGSRMEIAETLGVEEYYCIKRLRFADNEPIAIERHYYPLEIGFILKKYDLNQITLYEKLELEGIVLQDAEQRISAENPSANDAKLLRISENTCTLVAQRLITDPLGKPIEYYHSIYQADKYVFSLKMSRGVRVV; encoded by the coding sequence GTGTTAGACAATCATAACCCACTACCTTTGCATATACAGTTAAAAGAGATTTTATTAAAAGAGATTAGACAAGAGGTCTATGAAGAGAAAATACCCAGTGAAAGGGAACTAATGGATAAGTATTCTGTTAGCCGTACAACCGTACGAGAGGCGGTAACCGCCTTGGTGCATGAAGGGGTACTGGAGAAAATTCATGGCAAGGGAACCTTCATTAATCGCTCTCATTCAGTCAATGAATGGTTAGGTTATCTAAGTAGCTTTACTGAAACCATTGAAAGAATGGGAATGGAATCCGGAGCACATTTGCTGTATCAGGGAACCGGTTCTCGCATGGAGATAGCAGAAACCCTTGGTGTAGAAGAATATTATTGCATAAAACGGCTGCGGTTTGCTGACAATGAGCCCATCGCCATAGAGAGACATTACTATCCCTTAGAAATTGGCTTTATTCTCAAAAAATATGACTTAAATCAAATTACGTTGTATGAGAAACTAGAATTAGAGGGAATTGTTTTGCAGGATGCGGAACAGAGAATATCTGCAGAGAATCCCAGTGCCAATGATGCGAAATTATTAAGAATCTCAGAAAATACCTGTACATTAGTTGCTCAACGGTTAATTACCGATCCCCTAGGGAAACCCATAGAATATTACCACAGTATTTATCAAGCAGATAAGTATGTGTTTAGTTTGAAAATGTCCAGAGGTGTGCGAGTAGTTTAA
- a CDS encoding amidohydrolase family protein has translation MKIIDFRFRPNTPDVMAIGESKMFKALCDMIGFSNTKTQDLAEIVEELNEHGVYKAVILGRDAETTYQWKGSNDGVANMVNQFPDKFIGFAGLDPHKGMAAIKELTRSINELGLKGASIDPYLAQIYVNDAKYYPIYAKCCELDIPIVITTGPATLVPNAVIDHVAPRYIDFVAKDFPELKMIVSHGAYPWVSEMITVAQRNTNVYLDISEYENFPFAEYYIKAANTIISDKLLFASAHPFQDFKDCIKLYNELPFSNEEIRANVMYKNAGRILKLDM, from the coding sequence ATGAAGATTATCGACTTTCGTTTTAGACCCAATACCCCGGATGTAATGGCCATTGGGGAGAGTAAAATGTTTAAGGCATTGTGTGATATGATTGGTTTTTCCAATACAAAGACTCAGGATCTTGCAGAAATTGTTGAGGAACTGAATGAACATGGTGTATATAAAGCTGTAATTTTGGGAAGGGATGCCGAAACAACTTACCAATGGAAAGGTAGTAACGATGGTGTGGCCAATATGGTTAATCAATTTCCTGATAAATTTATTGGCTTTGCAGGTCTTGACCCCCATAAGGGAATGGCTGCCATCAAGGAACTTACCCGATCAATCAATGAACTAGGATTAAAGGGTGCTTCCATTGATCCCTATTTAGCCCAAATTTATGTAAATGATGCAAAATATTATCCCATTTATGCTAAGTGCTGTGAATTAGACATTCCTATCGTCATTACCACTGGTCCTGCCACCCTGGTACCCAATGCAGTCATCGACCATGTTGCTCCCAGATATATTGATTTCGTAGCCAAAGATTTCCCCGAACTAAAAATGATTGTAAGTCATGGTGCTTATCCCTGGGTAAGTGAAATGATTACAGTGGCCCAAAGAAATACAAATGTATACTTAGATATATCTGAATACGAAAATTTCCCATTTGCCGAGTATTATATCAAAGCAGCAAATACCATTATTAGTGATAAACTTCTTTTTGCCAGTGCTCACCCTTTCCAGGACTTTAAAGATTGTATCAAACTCTATAACGAACTGCCATTTTCAAATGAAGAGATTAGAGCTAATGTTATGTACAAAAATGCTGGCCGTATTTTAAAGTTGGATATGTAA